One Engystomops pustulosus chromosome 7, aEngPut4.maternal, whole genome shotgun sequence DNA window includes the following coding sequences:
- the LOC140069954 gene encoding alpha-1-antitrypsin-like, producing MRVFVFFGVTLLFVLAFADHHKGHNKDNKDDHHDHKDDHDDHDHHDHKDEKSKTGEHHDKMHHHHHNESLPCHKIAPYNSKFAFDLYRQVALDHPSENIVFSPVSISTAFAFLSLGAKAQTHKQIIEALSFNTSEISEEDIHKGFHHLLHLLNDVDRELKLSGGNALFISKEHKILQTFLDEAKTRYHSEAFSTDFKNTEEAKKQINSYVEKNTQGKIADLLDSIDQDAIFVLINYIYFKAKWENPFNSEWTKEGDFHVNENTTVKASFMSRTGMYNVAFNDDATVISIPYKGGANALFILPNEGKLSEVENNFNTEKIKIWKKSMHKRLVDLLLPKFSISGTINLKETLTKMGLVDVFSNTADLSGITGDADSKISKAIHKAAISVNEKGTEAAAVTALEIIPMMLPPRINFSRPFIISVYDHKSKSILFNGRIVNPQK from the exons ATgagggtttttgtgttttttggagtCACCCTACTTTTTGTATTGGCTTTTGCTGATCATCATAAAGGCCATAATAAAGATAACAAAGATGACCATCATGACCACAAAGATGACCATGATGACCATGACCACCATGATCACAAAGATGAGAAAAGCAAGACAGGAGAACACCATGACAAGAtgcaccaccatcaccataatGAGTCCTTGCCCTGCCACAAGATAGCACCATACAATTCTAAATTTGCTTTTGACCTGTATCGGCAAGTAGCTCTAGATCATCCTTCTGAGAACATTGTCTTTTCACCTGTCAGTATCTCTACTGCATTTGCTTTCCTGTCCCTTGGTGCCAAGGCTCAAACCCATAAACAGATCATTGAAGCACTCAGTTTTAACACCTCTGAGATCTCAGAAGAAGACATTCATAAGGGGTTCCACCATCTTCTGCATCTCCTGAATGATGTGGACAGGGAGCTAAAGCTCAGCGGTGGGAATGCTCTCTTCATTTCCAAAGAGCACAAGATTCTCCAGACATTCTTGGATGAAGCCAAGACACGCTACCACTCCGAGGCCTTTTCTACTGATTTCAAAAACACAGAAGAAGCAAAAAAGCAGATCAACAGTTATGTGGAGAAAAACACTCAAGGCAAGATTGCTGACCTGCTGGACAGCATAGACCAGGACGCCATATTTGTCCTCATTAACTACATTTATTTTAAAG CaaaatgggaaaacccatttaacagtGAATGGACCAAAGAGGGAGACTTCCATGTCAATGAGAATACAACTGTGAAGGCGTCTTTCATGAGCAGAACAGGAATGTACAATGTGGCTTTCAATGATGATGCTACTGTGATCTCCATACCCTATAAAGGAGGTGCCAATGCCTTATTCATCCTGCCAAATGAGGGGAAGTTGTCAGAAGTAGAGAACAATTTTAACacagaaaaaattaaaatatggaAGAAATCAATGCACAAGCG atTGGTGGATttattgctcccaaaattctccATCTCTGGTACTATCAACCTTAAAGAAACACTAACCAAAATGGGACTAGTAGACGTTTTCTCAAACACCGCTGACCTGTCTGGTATTACAGGAGATGCCGACTCAAAGATTTCTAAG GCTATCCATAAAGCTGCAATCAGTGTTAATGAGAAGGGGACAGAAGCAGCAGCCGTTACAGCACTTGAGATAATTCCCATGATGCTTCCACCTCGCATTAATTTTAGCCGTCCTTTTATTATTTCAGTGTATGACCACAAATCCAAAAGTATCCTCTTCAATGGAAGAATTGTCAACCCCCAGAAATAA